Genomic window (Pseudomonas sp. MM211):
ATCGATGAAAACACCGCCAAGGCGCCGCTGACCCCTTATGCGGCGGACAAACTGGCCAGTGAGCATTATCTGGAGTTCTACGCGCGCCAGCATGGCCTGGAGCCGGCGATCTTCCGCTTCTTCAACGTCTTCGGCCCGCGTCAGGATCCGTCCTCGCCGTATTCCGGGGTGATCAGCATCTTCACCCAGCGTGCCCAGCAGGGCCTGCCGATCAGTGTGTTCGGTGACGGCGAGCAGACCCGCGATTTCTTCTATGTCGCCGATCTGGTCGAGTTGCTGCAGCAGGCGCTGGACGCCAAGCAGGTGGCACAGGGCGCGGTAAATGTTGGCTGGAACGAGACGGTGAGCCTCAAACAACTGTTGGCGCAGATCGGCGAATTGCTTGGCGGCCTGCCGGCGGTTACCCACCTCGATTCACGCGCGGGCGATATCCGTCATTCCCGTGCAGACAATGGCCGTTTGTCCGAGCACTACCAGTTGCCAGCGCAGACCACACTGCGCGATGGGTTGGCTGCTTTGCTCAATAGCTGAGTCGTCAGATACCAGAAAGCAGAAAGCCGGCGTTGCCGGCTTTCTGCGTTTTAGGGGGGCTTGGCAGCTGTGCACGGACTTTCGACCTGGGCAAATGGCCGCTACAAGGCAGAAGCTTACTTTCAGCGACCTCGTGGGAGCGGCTTTAGCCGCGAGCTCTTTATACCTAGACAGACCAAATCGGGGCTAAAGCCCCTCCCACAAAAGCAGCAGCACCCCATGTCCGCTCCCGCCACATTGCGCTCGTAAGCAGGTTCCTAGAACTTGTAGCCCAGGCCAACCATGTACACGAACGGATCGACGTCGACGTCTACCTTGGCGCGTACGCCGAGGCCGGGGTGGTCGACGTAGGCGGTGGTGTCGATGTCGATGTAGCGCGCCTGGGCGTTGATCAGCAGGTTGTCGGTGAGCATGTAGTCGGCACCGATCTGCCAGGCCAGGCCCCAGGAATTCTTCGCCCGGAAATTGTCGAAGCCGGCTGTGCTGGCGCGGCTGCCTACGTGTTCGTCATAGATCCAGGTGTAGTTGATGCCGGCGCCGACATAGGGCTGGAACACCGATTTCGAGTCGAGCGGGTAGTAGACGACGCTCAGGGTCGGTGGCAGGTGTTTCAAGGTGCCGAGTTTGCCGTTGGCGGCATCCAGCGCGGTGCCCTTGATCTTCACGTCATGTTCGAACGGCGTGGCGGCGAGCAGTTCGATGCCGATGTTGTCAGTGAGCATGTAGGCGAAGTTGAGGCCCAGCTGAGTGTCGCTGCTCATGGTCGCCTTGCCGCTCAGGTCGGTACCGGCAAGGCCGCCGCGGTCGACCTTGACCGTGGAGCTGTCGGCTTTCGGGTTGACCGTGATGGCGCCCGCGCGAACGAGGATATCTCCGGCCTGGTGCGCCTGCGCCGCAGAGGCAGCCAGCGCCAGGGCGATCAGAGAGGCAGAGAACAGCGACTTGTACATGGTGAGCTCCTAACGGGTCATACGATAATCTCGGATGACGTCAGGTTAGGGCGCCTGGCGAAGCGTCCTTTGACTCAGCTCAATGCTCATGGACGGCAGGGTGCGACTTTTTGCCACGATGTCAGTTGGCCGGCAGCTCGTATGGGTAGATTTTGTCCGCAGCCATCTGATAACCGACTTCGGCCAGCTCACTGCTGCTGTGCTCGACCTTCAGTGGGCCCTCGATCCAGAACGGCTGGTACAGCGCATCAAGCAGCACGCCCAGTTCGGCGGTGACATGGATGATCTGGTTGGAGGGTGGTGGCGGCACGTGGATGCAGGCGCCGAAGTAGGGCACCAGCAGGAACTCGGTAACCCGACCTTCCTCGGTTACGTCCAGCGGCACGATATAGCCCGGAATCTTGATCTGCTGGCCGTCCATCTCCTTGACCACTGGCGCAGACGGAAACTGCTGCAGCGAGGCGGCGCCCCCTTCGGAAAGCGCGTCGCCCAGCTGCGACATGTCATGCATCGGCGTCATCTGGGCGATCTGTGGCGGCGCGTTCTCGGGAATCAGCTCCTGCCAGTTCAGCGTGCGCAGTTTGGCAGCCCACAGCGGAGCTGCCAGGGTCATGAGAAGGGCGATGAGCAGAGCGCGGAACATGACACTACCTCTTGATTGAAAACGGAGCCGCTGCCGGCTCCGAATATTCAGAACCTATTCACGATTGTGCGAGCTAGAGCCCTGCAAGGCGAAAATAAGCGAGGAAGCGGAGTTTACTGATGTAAATGAGCTTTCCGAGCTTGTTTTCAACGCCGCAGGGCCGACGCGCAGCCGATCGTGAGTAGGTTCTCAGAGGCGGATGGACAGACCATCTGCCAACGACTGCCGATAGGCCCGCCAGGCCGGTACGCAGCCCATCAGCAGAGCGGCCGCCAGAATAGCGCCGAGCAGCGTCCACTCATAGGGTGTCGGCGCACTCAATGGCAGATACAGCCCGTAGTTGGCCTGCACATAACCCTGTGCGCTGGCGATGCCGCCGTACAGCAGGGCGACACCGGCGACGACGCCCGCCACGGCCAGGGAGAAGGCTTCGAGGATCAGCAGGCTGGCGACGTGCCACGGCCGCGCCCCCACCGAACGGAGGATGGCCATCTCCCGGCGCCGTTCGTTGAGGCTGGTGAGGATGGCCGTGAGCATGCCGATCAATCCCGTCAGCACCACGAACAACGACACAACGAACAGCGCCTTTTCTGCCGTGCCCATCAGGCTCCACAACTCCTGCAGCGCAACGCCAGGGAGAATCGCCAGCAGCGGTTCGCCGCGGTACTCGTTGACCTCGCGCTGAACCGCGAAGGTGGCGATCTTGCTCTTCAGGCCGAGCATCACCGCGGTGATGGCCTTGGGCTGCAGGTTCATCTCCCGAGCCTGGTCGGCGCTTATCTTGCCGGCGCCGCGGGCCGGTACGCCGTTTTGCCAGTCGACGTGTAGCGCCTCCATGCCCTCCAAGGAAATATGCAGGGTGCGATCCACCGGCGTGCCGGTGCGGGCGAGGATGCCGCTGACCACGAACGGCTTGTCATCGTGCTGCTGCAGGCTGATGGTCGCGACCCCATGGGACAGCACCAGTTTGTCGCCGAGCTTGTAGTTCAGGGCCTGGGCCACTTCGGCGCCCAGTACCACCTCGAAGAGGTCGTGGAAGCGTTCGCCTTGAGCCAGTTGCAGCGACTGTCCACGCCCGTAGTGGTAATGGTCGAAATAACCCGCGTCGGTGCCCATCACCCGGTAGCCTCGGTGCGAGTCGCCCAGAGAAATCGGGATGGCCCAGTCGACCTGGCGGTGCGCGGCGAGCTTCTCGAAACTGTCCCAGCGGATGTTGTTGGTGGCATTGCCGATACGGAACACCGAGTACAGCAGCAGATTCACGCTGCCGGAACGGGCGCCGACGATCAGGTCGGTACCACTGATGGTATTGGCGAAGCTGGCGCGGGCTTCGGTGCGCACCCGCTCCACGGCGAGCAGCAGACACACCGACAGGGCGATGGCGAAGACCGTGAGCAGAGCGGTGAAGCGGCGGTTGGCCAGACTGGCCAAGGCGAGTCGTAACAGGAACACCTCAGACCTCCTGGGGTTTGCTGGCGCGGTTGAGTTCGGCCAGCGACAGGCTGCGGTCGAACAGCGGGGCCAGGCTCTGGTCGTGGCTGACGAACAGCAGGCTGGCGCCGACATCTCGGCATTCGCCGAACAGTAGTTCGAGGAAGGCCTGGCGCGCATCGGCGTCCAGCGCCGAAGTCGGTTCGTCGGCAATCACCAGCTCCGGCTGGCCGATCAGTGCGCGAGCCGCGGCTACGCGCTGTTGCTGGCCGATGGAAAGCGAGTCCGCACGCCGTTCGAGCAACTCTGGGCGCAGGCCCAGGTGCTCCAACAGTTTCGCCGCCGCCTGATCCACGCTGCCATAGCGCTGCGTTGCACGTTGTGCACGAAGGCTGGAGAAGCGGCAGGGCAGTTCGACGTTGGCGCGAACGCTGAGAAAGGGCAGCAGGTTGAATTGCTGAAAGATGTAGCCGGTGTGGTCGACACGGAAGCGATCCCGGCGCGCTGCCGAGAGGGCGGCGAGATCCTCGCCGAGCAGGCGAATGTTGCCTCGGCCAGGCTTCTGCACGCCGCCGAGCAGGCCGAGCAGGGTGGTCTTGCCACTGCCGCTGGGGCCCTTGAGAAACAGGGTTTCGCCGCGCTGCAGGTGAAAATTCGGGATATCCAGAAGCTCGTCCTGGCCGGGCCAGGAGAAACCGAGGTCGGTGAGTTCGATCAGTGCTGAGGTCATGGGGACTGCTGGCGCTGGAGATGAAAGGGGCAAGTGTGCCAGTCATGGGCGCGAAATGCTGACCCGAGGGGTGTTGCAGGACGTGTGCGAATGCGGATGCCTCCTGCTGGAGGCATCCGCCAAGCCGATCAGAACGTCAGTTGTGCATTGGCCGGCGTCGACTCGACACCCTGCTGGCCGCTTGGGCCGATCAGTTGCACGTTGATCTTCTGGGTCGCCGGGAACTGCTTGTAGAAGGCCGACAGGTCGAGCGTCTTCAGAGCGCCCGGCTGTTTGCAGGTAAAGCTGTAGTCGGCATCGATATCGCTGTGCTCGTGGTGATGCTCGTCGCCGTCAGCATGTTCATCGTGGTCGTGGTCGTGGTCGTGGTCGGCTTCAGCGTTACCGAACAGCGGGCTTTGCAGTTCATGCTCGGTGAGGCTGCAACCGGCTGCAGCGGGCAGGCTGAACAGCGCGAGTGGCTTTTCCAGCAGAGCGCGGGCGGCGGCGACGGTTTTCTTGTCGGCCTCGCTGGTTGCGGCATGCTCGAAGCCGACGATGTTCATGGCCGGGCTCTCCAGT
Coding sequences:
- a CDS encoding NAD-dependent epimerase/dehydratase family protein; the protein is MSDRPILVTGGAGFIGSNLVDALLARGHSVRVLDNLSMGKLANLPVDDSRLTFIEGDVADAGLVSRAVAGCGAVVHLAAVASVQASVDDPVSTHQSNFIGTLNICEAMREHGVRRVVFASSAAVYGNNGEGQAIDENTAKAPLTPYAADKLASEHYLEFYARQHGLEPAIFRFFNVFGPRQDPSSPYSGVISIFTQRAQQGLPISVFGDGEQTRDFFYVADLVELLQQALDAKQVAQGAVNVGWNETVSLKQLLAQIGELLGGLPAVTHLDSRAGDIRHSRADNGRLSEHYQLPAQTTLRDGLAALLNS
- a CDS encoding OmpW/AlkL family protein, which translates into the protein MYKSLFSASLIALALAASAAQAHQAGDILVRAGAITVNPKADSSTVKVDRGGLAGTDLSGKATMSSDTQLGLNFAYMLTDNIGIELLAATPFEHDVKIKGTALDAANGKLGTLKHLPPTLSVVYYPLDSKSVFQPYVGAGINYTWIYDEHVGSRASTAGFDNFRAKNSWGLAWQIGADYMLTDNLLINAQARYIDIDTTAYVDHPGLGVRAKVDVDVDPFVYMVGLGYKF
- a CDS encoding DUF3299 domain-containing protein, which produces MFRALLIALLMTLAAPLWAAKLRTLNWQELIPENAPPQIAQMTPMHDMSQLGDALSEGGAASLQQFPSAPVVKEMDGQQIKIPGYIVPLDVTEEGRVTEFLLVPYFGACIHVPPPPSNQIIHVTAELGVLLDALYQPFWIEGPLKVEHSSSELAEVGYQMAADKIYPYELPAN
- a CDS encoding ABC transporter permease, translating into MFLLRLALASLANRRFTALLTVFAIALSVCLLLAVERVRTEARASFANTISGTDLIVGARSGSVNLLLYSVFRIGNATNNIRWDSFEKLAAHRQVDWAIPISLGDSHRGYRVMGTDAGYFDHYHYGRGQSLQLAQGERFHDLFEVVLGAEVAQALNYKLGDKLVLSHGVATISLQQHDDKPFVVSGILARTGTPVDRTLHISLEGMEALHVDWQNGVPARGAGKISADQAREMNLQPKAITAVMLGLKSKIATFAVQREVNEYRGEPLLAILPGVALQELWSLMGTAEKALFVVSLFVVLTGLIGMLTAILTSLNERRREMAILRSVGARPWHVASLLILEAFSLAVAGVVAGVALLYGGIASAQGYVQANYGLYLPLSAPTPYEWTLLGAILAAALLMGCVPAWRAYRQSLADGLSIRL
- a CDS encoding ABC transporter ATP-binding protein, with the translated sequence MTSALIELTDLGFSWPGQDELLDIPNFHLQRGETLFLKGPSGSGKTTLLGLLGGVQKPGRGNIRLLGEDLAALSAARRDRFRVDHTGYIFQQFNLLPFLSVRANVELPCRFSSLRAQRATQRYGSVDQAAAKLLEHLGLRPELLERRADSLSIGQQQRVAAARALIGQPELVIADEPTSALDADARQAFLELLFGECRDVGASLLFVSHDQSLAPLFDRSLSLAELNRASKPQEV
- a CDS encoding DUF2796 domain-containing protein, whose translation is MRRLLLALPFALLPLAAVHAQNHDHDHDHEHGSLGKHEHGVATLNVALEGNTLEIELESPAMNIVGFEHAATSEADKKTVAAARALLEKPLALFSLPAAAGCSLTEHELQSPLFGNAEADHDHDHDHDEHADGDEHHHEHSDIDADYSFTCKQPGALKTLDLSAFYKQFPATQKINVQLIGPSGQQGVESTPANAQLTF